The Mytilus galloprovincialis chromosome 2, xbMytGall1.hap1.1, whole genome shotgun sequence genome has a window encoding:
- the LOC143063000 gene encoding putative malate dehydrogenase 1B — protein sequence MAKIVIAGKSKCPYYARAELLGDKLARNLPNFQLHKIVQQPDDWENWLKNTCNERGWQHMKSPIVWRELVDRGGKGVLIGGANEFQEYAFGYYGIQSDQVSNDMNLISKENKQYKIDIVKEEAEFKARSSPIHVCITCATSPVCYAIINSIGQGDVFGKHTEIALHLLDTNDKLEELEGLKMEAEDLAHGLLREVSVTSDTKDAFKNCSAIVLLDDLIQNPEEDKSAWIKRNSSHFSAYAKVINDAALKNVKVLLTGNGPVNMNTYMMIQNAPNVPRQNFVGLSRRIENNAKAVVAERLKVNTSGVVDLIVWGNVNGEHYVDLARSRVHGYDGAIWGPPSFSLPAPEMVWDKPWMEKDYIELVKTRHEKMTENLKHTPSMSAGGAITSMLEHWWNGSPAGQMFSLAVCSEGWYNIPDGMVFSFPVTMVSKGYWNVVQDIELSEEMKTAISATLQDIQSEKDVLFPPPTPPPTESKVTIIDPKDEEEQQEKSEKTESSEGEKQDDSEGEKTDPKLDTIEEEKTGSTTEST from the exons ATGGCGAAGATCGTAATTGCAG GAAAATCTAAGTGTCCCTATTATGCAAGGGCAGAATTATTAGGAGATAAACTTGCTAGAAATCTTCCAAATTTTCAACTCCACAAGATTGTTCAACAGCCTGATGACTGGGag aATTGGTTGAAAAATACATGCAATGAAAGAGGATGGCAACATATGAAGTCACCAATAGTGTGGAGGGAATTGGTTGATCGAGGTGGCAAAGGTGTTTTGATTGGTGGAGCCAATGAATTTCAGGAATATGCATTTGGTTACTATGGTATCCAATCAGATCAAGTTAGTAATGATATGAATTTGATTtcgaaagaaaataaacaatataaaattgatattGTGAAAGAGGAAGCAGAATTTAAAGCCAGAAGCAGTCCCATACATGTGTGTATCACATGTGCAACAAGTCCAGTATGTTATGCAATTATAAATTCAATTGGTCAAGGagatgtatttggcaaacatACAGAAATAGCTCTTCATTTACTAGATACAAATGATAAACTGGAAGAGTTAGAAGGTTTAAAAATGGAAGCAGAGGATCTTGCACATGGTTTACTCAGAGAAGTTTCTGTAACTTCAGACACTAAGGATGCTTTTAAGAATTGTAGTGCAATTGTATTGTTAGACGACCTCATACAGAATCCAGAAGAAGACAAGTCAGCATGGATCAAAAGGAATTCTTCACATTTTAGTGCTTATGCCAAAGTTATAAATGATGCagctttaaaaaatgttaaagttCTTCTGACAGGAAATGGACCGGTCAATATGAACACTTATATGATGATTCAGAATGCTCCAAATGTTCCAAGACAAAATTTTGTTGGCCTGTCCAGAAGAATTGAAAACAATGCAAAAGCTGTTGTTGCAGAAAGGTTAAAGGTCAACACAAGTGGTGTTGTTGACTTGATAGTTTGGGGGAATGTGAATGGGGAACATTATGTGGACTTAGCAAGAAGTCGTGTCCATGGATATGATGGCGCCATCTGGGGACCACCAAGCTTTTCACTCCCTGCTCCTGAAATGGTATGGGACAAACCTTGGATGGAGAAAGACTACATTGAGCTGGTCAAAACAAGACATGAAAAAATGACAGAAAATCTTAAACATACACCATCTATGTCAGCTGGTGGTGCAATCACTAGTATGCTGGAACATTGGTGGAATGGGTCTCCTGCTGGACAAATGTTCTCACTGGCTGTTTGTTCTGAAG GTTGGTATAATATTCCTGATGGCATGGTATTCTCGTTCCCTGTCACAATGGTTTCTAAAGGATATTGGAATGTTGTGCAAGATATTGAGCTGTCTGAAGAAATGAAGACCGCAATAAGTGCTACACTGCAg GATATTCAATCTGAGAAGGATGTCTTATTTCCTCCTCCAACTCCCCCTCCTACAGAATCTAAAGTGACAATTATAGATCCTAAAGATGAAGAAGAACAACAGGAAAAGTCAGAAAAGACAGAAAGTAGTGAGGGAGAAAAACAGGATGATTCTGAAG GAGAGAAAACTGATCCAAAGCTAGACACCATTGAGGAAGAAAAGACAGGATCAACAacagaatcaacttaa